The Meleagris gallopavo isolate NT-WF06-2002-E0010 breed Aviagen turkey brand Nicholas breeding stock unplaced genomic scaffold, Turkey_5.1 ChrUn_random_7180001889180, whole genome shotgun sequence genomic sequence CGTAGCGGTGGCGGACGCGGCGCAGCTGCTCGTCCTCCTCGCGCTGCAGGATGCGCAGGAAGTTGTGCAGCTCGGGCAGCGAGAAGGCGTCCCACTGCGGAGACACGGCGCTGCTACGTCGCACCGCCCGCACGGAACCGCCGCGCGGCACCGCGCCTCCCCCACCACACTCACGTTCACCTCGCCGCTCTCGTTCTCCTTCAGGACGAAGCTCAGCGCCTTCTCGCTGGGCCCTGCCAGCAGCCGCAGTCGCAGCGGCTGCTCCTCGTCCGCCAGCTTGCGCAGGTACACTGCGGGCAGACGTGGCACCGGGATGGCACCGCCGCGGCTGGGGACGCGGCTGCCGGaaggggctgcagccccgggA encodes the following:
- the LOC104916377 gene encoding ras association domain-containing protein 1-like, giving the protein QRCPRWRWQRPRSVFVPHVGGVPGAAAPSGSRVPSRGGAIPVPRLPAVYLRKLADEEQPLRLRLLAGPSEKALSFVLKENESGEVNWDAFSLPELHNFLRILQREEDEQLRRVRH